From a region of the Sulfuriferula plumbiphila genome:
- the pmbA gene encoding metalloprotease PmbA, whose translation MTDRFSHSSDHLQTLVHDMLAYARQQGATGCEAEASAGFGQSVTVRKGEVETIEYNRDKGIAVSVYIGQRKGHASTSDFGTEALHATVDKALTIARYTAEDSFAGLPDEALLARDIPDLDLYHPWAYSVEQAIDAARECEAAALAVDSRISNSEGASVNTQESLFVYGNSLGFLAGYPTSRHAISCAVIAGSAAGMQRDYWYTTARDAADMDAGTTVGRRAGERSLRRLDARRVKTGQVPVLFEAPVAAGLLGHFVSAASGGNLYRKSSFLLDSLGQQVFAPLVQIAERPHIPKGLASSPFDNEGVATQDRDLVKDGVLGGYFLSSYSARKLGMPSTGNAGGNHNLILSSTGEDFAALLKKMDTGLLVTELLGHGINTVTGDYSRGAAGFWVENGVIQYPVEEITIAGNLKDMFLQIIAIGSDVEARGSKQTGSILIERMTVAGE comes from the coding sequence GTGACCGACCGATTCAGCCATTCCAGCGACCACCTGCAAACCCTCGTCCACGACATGCTTGCTTACGCCCGCCAGCAGGGCGCCACCGGCTGCGAAGCCGAGGCCTCCGCCGGATTCGGCCAGAGCGTGACGGTGCGCAAAGGCGAAGTGGAAACCATCGAATACAACCGCGACAAGGGCATCGCCGTGTCGGTGTACATCGGCCAGCGCAAGGGCCACGCGTCCACTTCCGATTTTGGCACGGAGGCGCTGCATGCCACGGTGGACAAGGCGCTCACCATCGCGCGCTACACTGCCGAGGACAGCTTTGCCGGGCTGCCGGATGAAGCATTGCTGGCGCGCGACATTCCCGATCTCGACCTCTACCATCCTTGGGCGTACAGCGTGGAGCAGGCGATTGACGCAGCGCGCGAGTGCGAAGCCGCCGCGCTCGCCGTGGACAGCCGTATCAGCAATTCCGAAGGCGCCAGCGTCAATACCCAGGAGTCGCTGTTTGTGTACGGCAACAGCCTGGGCTTTCTGGCGGGCTACCCGACCTCGCGCCACGCCATCAGCTGCGCGGTGATTGCCGGATCGGCAGCAGGGATGCAGCGCGATTACTGGTATACCACTGCGCGCGATGCAGCGGACATGGATGCCGGCACCACCGTGGGCCGCCGTGCCGGCGAGCGCAGCCTGCGTCGGCTGGATGCGCGCCGGGTGAAAACCGGCCAGGTGCCGGTGCTGTTTGAAGCGCCGGTGGCGGCAGGACTGCTCGGGCATTTCGTTTCCGCTGCCAGCGGCGGCAACCTGTACCGCAAGTCGTCGTTTCTGCTCGACAGCCTTGGTCAGCAGGTATTTGCCCCGCTCGTGCAGATTGCCGAGCGCCCGCATATCCCCAAGGGGCTGGCCAGCAGCCCGTTTGATAATGAAGGCGTGGCCACGCAGGATCGTGACCTGGTCAAGGACGGCGTGCTGGGCGGCTATTTCCTCAGCAGTTACAGCGCGCGCAAGCTGGGGATGCCGTCCACCGGCAATGCCGGCGGCAACCATAACCTGATTTTGTCCAGTACCGGCGAAGATTTCGCCGCCCTGCTCAAAAAAATGGATACCGGTCTGCTGGTCACTGAACTGCTTGGCCATGGCATCAATACCGTCACCGGCGACTACTCGCGCGGTGCGGCCGGCTTCTGGGTGGAAAACGGCGTGATTCAGTACCCGGTGGAAGAAATCACCATTGCCGGCAATCTCAAGGACATGTTCCTGCAGATCATCGCCATCGGCAGCGACGTCGAAGCGCGCGGCTCCAAGCAGACCGGTTCGATCCTGATTGAGCGCATGACCGTGGCCGGGGAGTGA
- the pal gene encoding peptidoglycan-associated lipoprotein Pal codes for MNKTILSLLLVGVLAGCSSMQEKPANVVDMNAQKAQQDAAAKAAAEKAAELRALEQRRIAEQEAARNKQVDPLKDPNSPLAQRSVYFDFDSSVVQESYRPTLQAHAGYLSSHKDAKVTLQGNTDDRGSREYNLALGQRRADSVRKVLNVMGVPEAQMEAISFGEEKPKAIGENEAAWKENRRVDIVYQGE; via the coding sequence ATGAACAAAACGATACTGAGTCTGCTGCTGGTGGGCGTGCTTGCCGGCTGTTCGTCGATGCAGGAAAAACCCGCCAATGTGGTGGATATGAACGCGCAAAAAGCACAACAGGATGCAGCGGCAAAAGCAGCAGCAGAAAAGGCTGCCGAGCTGCGTGCGCTGGAACAACGCCGCATCGCCGAGCAGGAAGCCGCCAGGAACAAGCAGGTTGATCCGCTCAAAGACCCTAACAGCCCGCTGGCGCAACGCAGCGTGTATTTCGATTTCGACAGCTCGGTGGTGCAGGAGAGCTACCGTCCAACCCTGCAGGCGCACGCCGGTTACCTGAGCAGCCACAAGGATGCCAAAGTGACGCTGCAGGGCAATACCGATGACCGCGGCAGCCGCGAATACAACCTGGCGCTGGGTCAACGCCGTGCCGACAGCGTGCGCAAGGTGCTGAATGTCATGGGTGTGCCCGAAGCACAGATGGAAGCGATCAGCTTCGGGGAAGAAAAACCCAAAGCCATCGGTGAAAACGAAGCCGCCTGGAAAGAAAACCGCCGCGTCGACATCGTCTATCAAGGCGAGTAA
- a CDS encoding ArsR/SmtB family transcription factor, translating to MTSETVRFALFAEVFAALAHPKRLEIIHTLGRGEHTAGQLVELTGLSKANLSQHLNILKARGLVHCDKCGTFCHYRLTSPKVLETCEILRQLILEQMNLTTQHREEMAEVVPIRKEAF from the coding sequence ATGACTTCGGAGACCGTCCGTTTCGCCCTCTTTGCCGAGGTCTTCGCCGCGCTCGCGCACCCCAAACGTCTGGAGATCATTCATACTCTGGGTCGGGGTGAGCATACCGCCGGACAGTTGGTGGAACTGACTGGCCTATCCAAGGCGAATCTTTCCCAGCATCTCAATATTCTCAAGGCGCGCGGCCTGGTGCACTGCGACAAATGCGGCACCTTCTGCCATTACCGCCTGACCAGCCCCAAGGTGTTGGAAACCTGCGAAATCCTGCGTCAGCTCATCCTCGAGCAGATGAACCTCACCACTCAGCATCGTGAGGAAATGGCCGAGGTCGTCCCGATTCGCAAAGAGGCATTCTAA
- a CDS encoding DsrE family protein — MTIALILLHASPEAENFRAHTAVRLAGAMLADGKDVTMFLVEEGLHLIHPAGADDNPARQLFIELLEAGMAVQVCGASLRKLGWNESNLPAGVIKSSMKTLSALLSQADEVVSI, encoded by the coding sequence ATGACCATTGCACTAATCCTTCTACATGCAAGTCCAGAGGCTGAGAATTTCCGCGCCCACACGGCCGTGCGCCTAGCAGGCGCCATGCTGGCGGACGGCAAGGATGTCACGATGTTCCTGGTGGAAGAAGGACTCCACCTGATCCATCCGGCGGGTGCCGACGACAACCCGGCCCGCCAACTCTTCATTGAACTGCTGGAAGCGGGCATGGCGGTGCAGGTCTGCGGTGCCTCTCTGCGCAAACTCGGCTGGAACGAAAGCAATCTCCCCGCGGGTGTTATCAAAAGCTCCATGAAGACCCTGAGTGCCCTCTTGAGCCAAGCCGATGAAGTGGTTTCCATATAA
- the ybgF gene encoding tol-pal system protein YbgF, translating into MMRASFPRLLLAVCLAGVCLPVWADDAEVARRLADMQSQISSMDARIGRLESMLQNGAMLNLLSEVEALKSQVKRLRGDVDVQSNDISMTQKRQNDLYMDLDTRLRNLAHLDSAPAAPAATSGASDKAASAVPAQPAAGGDSARDYEAALNQFKAGNYPAAITAFKGFIKTYPDSALTPSAQYWIGNAYFSIKDYKTAIAQQKKLIASHPDSPKVPDAMLNISSAQLELGDLAAARKTLQTLIAKYPDSSASALAQKRLEALK; encoded by the coding sequence ATGATGCGCGCGTCATTTCCCCGTCTGCTGCTGGCTGTCTGCCTTGCCGGCGTCTGCCTTCCGGTATGGGCAGATGACGCGGAGGTGGCGCGCCGTCTGGCCGATATGCAATCCCAGATCAGCAGCATGGATGCCCGTATCGGCAGGCTTGAATCTATGCTGCAAAACGGTGCGATGCTCAACCTGTTGTCTGAAGTCGAAGCGCTCAAATCGCAGGTCAAGCGCCTGCGTGGCGACGTGGACGTGCAGTCCAACGACATCAGCATGACGCAAAAACGCCAGAATGACCTGTACATGGACCTGGATACCCGGCTGCGCAACCTGGCGCATCTCGATAGCGCGCCTGCTGCCCCGGCGGCAACCAGCGGCGCATCCGATAAAGCCGCGTCCGCGGTGCCCGCGCAGCCCGCTGCCGGTGGCGACAGCGCACGCGACTACGAAGCCGCGTTAAACCAGTTCAAGGCAGGTAACTATCCGGCCGCGATTACCGCATTCAAGGGTTTTATCAAGACATATCCGGACAGCGCGCTGACACCCAGCGCGCAATACTGGATAGGTAATGCCTATTTCTCCATCAAGGATTACAAGACGGCCATTGCGCAGCAGAAAAAACTGATTGCGTCTCACCCCGATAGCCCTAAAGTGCCGGATGCCATGCTCAATATATCCAGCGCGCAACTGGAGCTGGGTGACCTTGCTGCCGCCCGCAAGACCCTGCAGACGCTGATTGCCAAATACCCGGACAGCAGTGCCTCGGCGCTGGCGCAAAAACGCCTGGAAGCGTTGAAGTAG
- the queC gene encoding 7-cyano-7-deazaguanine synthase QueC, with translation MSGTRRAVILLSGGLDSATVLAIARSSGFACHALSFDYGQRHRAELDAAARVAAQQGAAEHRVFNLDLAVFGGSALTDANIAVPEQASTGIPVTYVPARNTIMLSIALAWAEVLESRDIFIGVNAVDYSGYPDCRPEYIAAFEAMANLATRAGVEGKQLRIHTPLMQLSKAQIVGLGTGLGVDYTATVSCYQADATGRACGVCDACRLRRQGFVEAGVADATRYVASPG, from the coding sequence ATGAGCGGGACGCGACGCGCAGTCATATTGCTTTCCGGCGGACTGGATTCCGCAACGGTTCTGGCTATTGCCCGCAGCAGCGGATTTGCCTGTCACGCCTTGAGTTTTGATTACGGCCAGCGCCACCGCGCCGAACTGGATGCGGCGGCGCGGGTGGCTGCCCAGCAGGGTGCGGCGGAGCATCGCGTATTCAATCTCGATCTGGCGGTGTTCGGTGGCTCCGCGCTTACCGATGCGAACATTGCCGTGCCGGAGCAAGCCAGTACAGGCATACCAGTGACCTATGTCCCGGCGCGTAATACCATCATGCTCTCGATTGCACTGGCTTGGGCAGAGGTGCTGGAGAGCCGCGACATTTTCATTGGCGTGAATGCGGTGGATTACTCCGGCTACCCCGATTGTCGGCCAGAATACATCGCAGCTTTTGAGGCGATGGCGAATCTGGCCACCAGGGCTGGCGTTGAAGGCAAGCAACTGCGCATCCACACGCCCCTGATGCAGTTGTCCAAAGCGCAGATTGTTGGCCTGGGAACCGGGCTGGGGGTGGATTACACGGCCACAGTTTCCTGTTATCAGGCCGATGCGACAGGGCGTGCCTGTGGCGTATGCGATGCGTGCCGGTTGCGCCGGCAAGGCTTCGTCGAAGCGGGCGTGGCGGATGCAACGCGGTATGTGGCGAGTCCTGGGTAA
- the yjgA gene encoding ribosome biogenesis factor YjgA has protein sequence MDDLEQPISKSEIKRQMTALQKLGEELVALPASKLDQLDLPETLRDAVNQAKRITAHGGLRRQMQYIGRLMRITDAQPIADQLNAWRGDSAEVIAEFHRMENWRTRLLADDAVLTEFVDACPQADAQQLRTLIRNARREAAAAQAPKSSRALFKLIRELVSSDATDGQEQTDEQEKGQDA, from the coding sequence ATGGACGATCTCGAACAACCCATCAGCAAAAGTGAAATCAAACGCCAGATGACCGCGCTGCAAAAGCTCGGCGAAGAACTGGTCGCCTTACCCGCCAGCAAGCTGGATCAGCTGGACTTGCCGGAAACCCTGCGCGACGCGGTGAACCAGGCCAAACGCATCACTGCACATGGCGGCCTGCGCCGTCAGATGCAGTATATCGGCCGCCTGATGCGCATTACCGACGCGCAACCGATAGCCGACCAGCTCAACGCCTGGCGCGGCGACAGCGCCGAGGTGATCGCCGAATTTCACCGCATGGAAAACTGGCGCACACGCCTGCTGGCCGATGACGCGGTACTGACCGAGTTTGTCGATGCCTGCCCGCAGGCCGACGCCCAGCAGCTGCGTACCCTGATCCGCAATGCGCGCCGGGAAGCCGCAGCCGCACAGGCGCCGAAAAGCAGCCGGGCGCTATTCAAGTTGATTCGTGAACTGGTTTCAAGCGATGCAACGGATGGGCAGGAGCAGACGGATGAACAAGAAAAAGGGCAGGATGCCTAG
- a CDS encoding transposase, which translates to MARLPRYNLPGQPQHVIVRGNNRDIVFVAADDYRFFLACLEEAAMRNGCAIHAYVLMTNHVHLLMTPEQENSIGKTLQSVGRRYVQYFNYAQKRTGTLWEGRFRATLIDSEAYLLTCYRYIELNPVRANMVTHPREYPWSSYACHAEGKPDKLVTDHALYRDLGKTDSERQSAYRGLFKARLSQGTLEEIREATNKAWVLGSDRFKERVAAAATRRVAPLPKGRPRSRES; encoded by the coding sequence ATGGCCCGCCTGCCTCGCTATAACCTCCCCGGCCAACCCCAGCACGTCATTGTGCGTGGCAATAATCGGGATATCGTTTTCGTTGCAGCCGACGACTACCGCTTTTTCCTGGCGTGTCTGGAGGAGGCCGCAATGCGTAACGGTTGCGCCATCCACGCCTACGTACTCATGACCAACCACGTTCACCTGTTAATGACACCCGAGCAGGAGAACAGCATCGGCAAAACCTTGCAGTCGGTGGGACGGCGTTACGTACAGTATTTCAACTATGCGCAGAAGCGCACGGGCACTCTGTGGGAAGGCCGCTTCAGGGCGACTTTGATCGATAGCGAAGCCTATCTGCTGACCTGTTATCGGTATATCGAGCTTAATCCAGTGCGCGCCAATATGGTGACTCATCCGAGAGAATACCCGTGGTCGAGTTACGCCTGTCATGCGGAAGGGAAGCCTGATAAGCTTGTGACCGATCATGCGCTGTATCGTGACTTGGGGAAGACAGACTCGGAACGCCAGTCCGCCTATCGGGGGCTGTTCAAGGCGCGCCTGAGTCAAGGCACACTTGAAGAGATTCGCGAAGCGACGAACAAAGCGTGGGTATTGGGTTCTGACCGTTTCAAGGAGCGTGTCGCTGCGGCGGCAACCCGGCGCGTGGCCCCCCTACCGAAAGGAAGGCCGCGAAGCCGGGAGAGTTAA
- the ycaO gene encoding 30S ribosomal protein S12 methylthiotransferase accessory factor YcaO, with translation MQTESFIPGKDASLESSIQSMQSRLAALGFHIEERSWLNPIVSVWSVHIRDRDCPILFTNGKGASQKAALASALGEFFERLGCHYFWTHYYLGETIARREYVHYPQEKWFPFNADGHWPEDLLDAGLQAFYNPEATVHARALVEHNSGNAERGICALPYQRQRDGATLWFPVNIIGNLYVSNGMSAGNSPAEARVQALSEIFERHVKFRIIAEGLCLPDVPEAVIARYPKIEAGIRDLRAAGFGILVKDASLGGQYPVMNVTLLNPRDQGCFASFGAHPRFEIALERALTELLQGRALDALDDFPEPGFDLEEIADPQNLEIHFVDSSGIISWEFLRATPDHDFADWSFNGTTEQEYAWLCERIHAQERDIYIADFPDLGVYACRIIVPGMSEIYPADDLEWNNNSVGNLLRHAILNLAQLDEVACSELLDQLDELALDDQRPVAALIGLVADAGTLWKDLRLGELKTLLALAIGDSEAIRAGCHWVRHFEQLDPARRRVYRCIEALLSMDDAVFYSDSLQTLYGADTLQQAQAMLRGEQRFFDLQAPGAELAGCDMHQRLLAAYRKLNRA, from the coding sequence ATGCAAACTGAAAGTTTCATCCCCGGTAAAGACGCTTCGCTGGAATCCTCCATCCAGTCCATGCAGTCCAGACTGGCGGCGCTGGGCTTCCACATTGAGGAACGCTCCTGGCTCAACCCCATCGTCAGCGTCTGGTCGGTGCACATCCGCGACCGAGATTGCCCGATCCTGTTTACCAACGGCAAGGGCGCATCGCAAAAGGCCGCGCTGGCGAGCGCGCTGGGCGAATTTTTCGAGCGCCTCGGCTGCCATTATTTCTGGACGCATTACTATCTGGGCGAAACCATTGCCCGGCGCGAATATGTGCATTACCCGCAAGAAAAATGGTTTCCATTCAACGCGGATGGCCACTGGCCGGAGGATTTGCTGGATGCCGGGTTGCAGGCGTTTTATAACCCTGAAGCGACGGTGCATGCGCGCGCACTGGTGGAACATAACTCCGGCAATGCCGAACGCGGCATTTGCGCGCTGCCCTACCAGCGCCAGCGCGACGGCGCCACGCTGTGGTTCCCGGTCAACATTATTGGCAACCTGTATGTAAGCAATGGCATGTCGGCGGGTAATTCCCCCGCTGAGGCGCGCGTGCAGGCACTGTCCGAAATCTTCGAGCGCCACGTCAAGTTCCGCATCATCGCCGAGGGCCTGTGCCTGCCCGATGTGCCGGAAGCCGTCATTGCGCGCTATCCCAAAATCGAGGCCGGCATCCGCGACCTGCGCGCCGCTGGGTTCGGCATCCTGGTCAAGGACGCCTCGCTGGGCGGGCAATACCCGGTGATGAACGTCACCCTGCTCAACCCGCGCGACCAGGGCTGCTTTGCCAGCTTCGGCGCACACCCGCGCTTTGAAATCGCGCTGGAGCGTGCGCTCACCGAACTGTTGCAGGGCCGCGCGCTGGATGCGCTGGACGACTTCCCCGAACCCGGTTTCGACCTGGAAGAAATTGCCGATCCGCAAAACCTGGAAATTCACTTCGTCGATTCCAGCGGCATTATCAGCTGGGAATTCCTGCGCGCCACGCCCGATCATGATTTCGCCGACTGGAGCTTCAACGGCACCACCGAGCAGGAATATGCCTGGCTATGCGAACGCATCCACGCGCAAGAGCGCGACATCTATATCGCGGATTTCCCTGATCTGGGCGTGTATGCCTGCCGCATCATCGTCCCCGGCATGTCCGAAATCTATCCCGCCGACGACCTGGAATGGAACAACAACAGCGTCGGTAACCTGCTGCGCCACGCCATCCTGAACCTGGCGCAACTCGATGAGGTGGCGTGCAGCGAGCTGTTGGACCAGCTCGACGAACTCGCCCTCGACGACCAGCGTCCCGTCGCCGCACTGATCGGCCTCGTCGCCGACGCCGGTACGCTGTGGAAAGACCTGCGCCTGGGCGAACTCAAGACCCTGCTGGCGCTGGCGATCGGCGACAGCGAAGCGATCCGCGCAGGCTGTCACTGGGTGCGTCACTTCGAACAGCTCGACCCCGCTCGGCGCCGTGTCTACCGTTGCATCGAAGCCCTGCTATCCATGGACGACGCCGTATTCTACAGCGACAGTCTGCAAACGCTTTACGGCGCAGATACCCTGCAGCAAGCCCAGGCCATGTTGCGCGGTGAACAGCGCTTCTTTGACCTGCAGGCCCCCGGCGCGGAATTGGCGGGGTGCGATATGCATCAACGGCTGCTGGCCGCATACAGAAAATTGAATCGGGCTTGA
- a CDS encoding YeeE/YedE family protein, translating to MIFDTFQQGQSMFLWLTFGIALILGAVVNKTNFCTMGAVSDWVNMGDTGRMRSWLLAIAVALLGVVVLEYFGKVNPDASFPPYRGAQFIWAENLLGGLMFGIGMTLASGCGNKSLIRIGGGNLKSIVVVLIIAVIAYYMTNPFPGSDKTLFSVLFNGWLRPLAINLGGHQDLGTLLAGAQNAVMARLIIGAILGLALLAYIFKSADFRTNRDLIIGGLVVGLAVLGAWYVTSNISVQVDGSRHTLLDYGQQWDFLADSDAGKPADVRPLSPQSFTFINPMGQMWGYTASGFNKGLLTFGVMALLGVVAGSFLWSLVSRSFRIEWFASFKDFVTHVIGAALMGFGGVLALGCTIGQGITGVSTLALGSFIAFFAIVAGSAITMKVQYMIMMREA from the coding sequence ATGATTTTTGATACATTTCAGCAGGGACAGTCGATGTTCCTCTGGCTTACCTTCGGCATTGCGTTGATATTGGGCGCAGTCGTCAACAAGACCAACTTTTGCACCATGGGTGCCGTATCGGACTGGGTCAACATGGGCGACACCGGTCGCATGCGCTCGTGGCTGCTGGCCATTGCGGTGGCACTGCTGGGCGTCGTGGTGCTGGAATATTTCGGAAAAGTGAATCCGGATGCGTCCTTCCCTCCGTACCGCGGTGCGCAATTCATCTGGGCAGAAAACCTGCTGGGCGGCTTGATGTTCGGGATCGGGATGACGCTGGCGTCAGGTTGCGGTAACAAGAGCCTGATCCGTATTGGCGGCGGCAACCTTAAATCCATTGTCGTGGTGCTGATCATTGCTGTCATCGCCTACTACATGACCAACCCGTTTCCAGGTTCAGACAAGACGCTGTTCAGCGTGCTGTTTAACGGCTGGCTGCGTCCGCTTGCGATCAATCTGGGCGGTCACCAGGATTTGGGCACCCTCCTGGCTGGCGCGCAAAACGCTGTCATGGCACGCCTGATCATCGGTGCAATACTGGGGCTGGCGCTGCTCGCCTATATTTTCAAATCGGCCGATTTCCGCACTAACCGCGATCTCATTATCGGCGGTCTGGTGGTGGGGCTGGCGGTACTCGGGGCCTGGTATGTGACCAGCAACATCAGTGTCCAGGTGGATGGCTCACGCCACACGCTGCTGGACTATGGCCAGCAATGGGATTTCCTGGCGGACTCGGATGCCGGCAAACCGGCCGACGTCCGCCCGCTCAGCCCGCAATCATTCACCTTTATCAACCCGATGGGGCAGATGTGGGGTTATACAGCTTCCGGATTCAATAAAGGCCTGCTGACCTTTGGCGTCATGGCACTGCTGGGAGTGGTCGCAGGCTCGTTCCTGTGGTCGCTGGTGAGCCGCAGTTTCCGCATCGAGTGGTTTGCTTCCTTCAAGGACTTTGTAACCCATGTTATCGGTGCAGCCTTGATGGGTTTCGGCGGTGTGCTGGCGCTGGGATGCACCATCGGTCAGGGCATTACCGGGGTGTCTACGCTTGCCCTGGGCTCATTTATCGCATTTTTCGCGATTGTGGCGGGCAGCGCGATCACCATGAAAGTGCAATACATGATCATGATGCGCGAAGCCTGA
- a CDS encoding MFS transporter, with translation MNSATRVAKTHQRGIGVNLGQFLMLTTQVFFVGLVIGMERNVLPAMSQNFGVARGAFFFLASFVIAFGLVKGVLNFVAGGLSDRIGRKRVMLYGWLAGIPIPLLIFFAPNWWWIVAANIFLGINQAFTWTMTVTSQIDLADRHQRGLAVGINEAMGYVAVGLAGLVTGYLAVLYGPRWTLLGFGLLVILAALVLLLWMEDTLAWVHAEHAQNRQSPGASQPAQKAGLWATFVRVSFQDVTYRALCQGGVANKIADTLVWVLFPIFFRLHGLGVVRIGWITGVYAMVWGLFQLWTGHLGDRIGRKTPLVLGFALLAVGLMGTALVTFFWAWIATATVMGLGMALLYPNLIAAMSDVAPPLERGQILGTYRYWRDTGYAIGGVMLGLVAQWRNEVLPTIWLTAILVALSGLWIASAVQETNSISS, from the coding sequence ATGAATAGTGCGACACGGGTGGCAAAGACACACCAAAGAGGTATCGGTGTTAATCTCGGCCAGTTTTTGATGCTGACCACGCAGGTCTTCTTCGTGGGTCTTGTCATCGGCATGGAGCGCAATGTGCTGCCGGCCATGAGCCAGAACTTCGGCGTGGCCCGGGGCGCGTTTTTCTTCCTGGCCTCCTTCGTCATTGCTTTTGGCCTGGTCAAGGGGGTGCTCAATTTTGTGGCCGGCGGCCTGTCGGACCGCATCGGCCGCAAGCGCGTGATGCTGTATGGTTGGCTGGCTGGTATTCCCATACCCCTCTTGATCTTCTTCGCGCCTAACTGGTGGTGGATCGTGGCCGCCAATATCTTTCTGGGCATCAATCAGGCCTTCACCTGGACCATGACGGTCACCAGCCAGATCGATCTCGCGGACCGCCATCAGCGGGGACTTGCCGTTGGGATCAACGAAGCCATGGGCTATGTCGCCGTAGGTCTGGCAGGGCTCGTCACCGGTTATCTCGCGGTCCTCTATGGGCCACGCTGGACCCTGCTGGGTTTCGGCCTTCTGGTCATCCTGGCAGCGCTGGTTCTGCTCTTGTGGATGGAGGACACCCTCGCCTGGGTCCATGCGGAACATGCCCAAAACCGGCAGTCGCCTGGAGCGTCCCAGCCCGCACAAAAAGCGGGGTTATGGGCAACCTTCGTGCGCGTGTCCTTCCAGGATGTAACCTATCGGGCTTTGTGCCAGGGGGGCGTGGCCAACAAGATCGCCGATACGCTGGTCTGGGTGCTTTTCCCAATTTTTTTCCGGTTGCATGGATTGGGAGTAGTCCGCATCGGCTGGATTACCGGGGTCTATGCCATGGTCTGGGGGTTGTTCCAGCTATGGACCGGTCATCTGGGCGACAGGATCGGTCGCAAAACGCCATTGGTCCTGGGTTTTGCCTTACTGGCAGTGGGCTTGATGGGAACGGCACTAGTCACTTTTTTTTGGGCATGGATCGCCACCGCCACCGTCATGGGGCTGGGGATGGCCCTCCTCTATCCCAACCTCATTGCCGCCATGTCCGATGTCGCACCGCCCTTGGAACGGGGGCAGATTCTCGGTACCTACCGTTACTGGCGGGATACGGGCTATGCCATTGGAGGTGTGATGCTCGGTTTGGTGGCGCAATGGCGCAATGAAGTCTTGCCCACGATCTGGCTCACCGCCATTCTCGTGGCCCTATCCGGTCTATGGATTGCCTCGGCCGTGCAGGAAACCAATTCCATATCCAGTTAA
- the queE gene encoding 7-carboxy-7-deazaguanine synthase QueE, which translates to MLFDATLRITEIFYSVQGETSRAGLPTVFIRLTGCPLRCGYCDTAYAFHGGTGMTIAAILQQVAEYAPRYVTVTGGEPLAQKNAPPLLAALCDAGYDVSLETSGALDISGVDQRVSRIVDIKTPGSGEVAKNYWDNLNYLAPHDEIKFVIADAADYKWARAMLHEHKLAQRCPVLFSPVHGQLGAGQLADWVLRDRLPVRVQVQLHKIFWGEVAGR; encoded by the coding sequence ATCTTGTTCGACGCCACCCTCCGCATCACCGAGATTTTCTATTCCGTGCAAGGCGAAACCAGCCGTGCTGGCCTGCCTACGGTATTCATCCGGCTTACCGGCTGTCCGCTACGCTGTGGTTATTGCGACACCGCCTACGCTTTTCATGGCGGTACCGGCATGACCATCGCCGCTATCCTGCAGCAGGTGGCGGAGTATGCGCCGCGCTATGTCACCGTCACCGGGGGTGAACCCCTCGCCCAAAAAAATGCACCGCCATTGCTCGCTGCTCTGTGTGATGCCGGCTACGATGTGTCCCTTGAAACCAGCGGTGCGCTGGACATCAGTGGCGTTGATCAGCGGGTTTCCAGAATAGTGGACATCAAAACCCCGGGCTCGGGCGAGGTGGCAAAAAATTATTGGGACAACCTGAATTACCTTGCCCCGCACGACGAAATAAAATTCGTCATCGCGGATGCAGCCGACTACAAGTGGGCGCGCGCCATGCTGCATGAGCATAAGCTGGCGCAGCGTTGTCCGGTATTGTTCTCTCCTGTGCATGGCCAGCTTGGCGCTGGCCAGCTGGCTGACTGGGTTCTGCGTGACCGCCTGCCAGTGCGGGTGCAGGTACAGCTGCACAAGATTTTCTGGGGCGAAGTGGCGGGGCGATGA